In Providencia zhijiangensis, a single window of DNA contains:
- a CDS encoding cupin domain-containing protein, whose amino-acid sequence MTAHSHEIQSHDQYRENVAGRADVEDTPELLAYYKQLDELKTGALWTVANKIEPWQPKSQSVPVLWRYQDLREHVLRSVDLVTPEKAGRRVVYLNNPGRQDVAAAVGWLYSGLQVMHPGEAASAHAHSSSALRFIMEGRGAYTIVEGQKMILEANDFVLTPNGTWHEHGVEADGLPCIWQDGLDIPLVNAMEAGFYKVHPDLHQAQTRPIDYPVGMWGATALRPHHVGWDKPYSPLFKYQWGPTYEALQRAVKVTDGSPFDDVLMNYTNPLTGGPVMPTIGASMQLLRPGFVGKAHRHTGSFIYQVAKGKGYSIINGQRFDWQERDIFCVPSWMFHEHVNTSQSEDACLFCFNDLPVMHSLGLYYEEALVDNDGHQKVIS is encoded by the coding sequence ATGACAGCCCACTCCCATGAAATTCAGTCCCATGACCAATACAGAGAAAATGTCGCAGGACGCGCAGATGTGGAAGATACACCAGAGTTGTTGGCGTATTACAAGCAGTTAGATGAACTCAAAACAGGTGCATTGTGGACGGTTGCCAACAAAATTGAGCCGTGGCAGCCAAAATCTCAATCTGTACCTGTGCTATGGCGTTACCAAGATTTACGAGAACACGTTCTGCGTTCGGTAGATTTAGTCACACCAGAAAAGGCTGGACGTCGTGTGGTCTACTTGAATAACCCCGGTCGCCAAGATGTTGCTGCGGCAGTGGGTTGGTTGTATTCCGGTCTACAAGTGATGCATCCGGGGGAAGCCGCTTCGGCTCATGCACATTCATCATCAGCATTGCGTTTCATCATGGAAGGGCGTGGCGCCTACACCATTGTGGAAGGGCAAAAAATGATTTTAGAAGCCAATGACTTTGTGCTGACACCAAATGGTACTTGGCATGAGCACGGCGTGGAAGCTGATGGACTGCCATGCATTTGGCAAGATGGATTAGATATTCCTTTAGTTAATGCGATGGAAGCGGGCTTTTATAAAGTGCATCCAGATTTGCATCAGGCACAGACTCGCCCAATTGATTATCCCGTTGGAATGTGGGGAGCAACCGCATTACGCCCGCACCATGTGGGATGGGATAAGCCTTATTCGCCTCTGTTTAAATATCAATGGGGGCCGACTTATGAAGCCTTACAGCGAGCAGTAAAAGTAACGGATGGCTCACCGTTCGATGACGTGTTAATGAATTATACCAATCCATTAACAGGAGGCCCTGTCATGCCAACGATTGGGGCTAGTATGCAGTTATTACGCCCTGGGTTTGTCGGTAAAGCGCATCGTCATACGGGTAGTTTTATTTACCAAGTGGCGAAAGGAAAAGGGTATTCGATTATTAATGGGCAGCGCTTTGACTGGCAAGAGAGAGATATTTTCTGTGTGCCATCATGGATGTTCCACGAACATGTGAATACATCCCAGAGCGAAGATGCGTGCCTGTTCTGTTTTAACGACTTGCCAGTGATGCACTCCCTTGGTCTCTATTATGAAGAGGCGCTTGTGGACAATGACGGGCACCAAAAAGTGATTAGCTAA